A genomic window from Terrisporobacter glycolicus ATCC 14880 = DSM 1288 includes:
- a CDS encoding ATP-binding protein: protein MDAKLLERMKKLMESCKTVEDNYDCEKCRDFGYIFEKNNHDCEVAIPCECLAKKQSLEKLKKCGLSEAFKEKTFSSYNCEKKYQIKARHQALKFCNDFADNNSSLLICGRPGSGKTHLGIAAMLNLINQNVGCRYVEYNSMMMNLKQCVTDEENFIREMNKYLNPRVLFIDDFLKGKITAADLNYIYRIINSRYLKNMPLIISTEKTIEEIISWDEAVGSRLVEMAKDNIITFSERSNNYRLKSYINPNNT from the coding sequence ATGGATGCAAAACTACTTGAAAGAATGAAAAAGCTAATGGAAAGCTGCAAAACTGTGGAAGATAACTATGATTGTGAAAAATGCAGAGACTTTGGGTACATATTTGAGAAAAACAACCATGACTGTGAAGTTGCCATACCATGTGAATGTTTAGCTAAAAAACAATCACTAGAAAAATTGAAAAAATGCGGGTTAAGTGAAGCTTTTAAGGAAAAAACCTTTAGCTCTTATAATTGTGAAAAGAAATATCAAATTAAGGCAAGACATCAGGCACTTAAATTTTGTAATGATTTTGCAGATAATAATTCATCTCTTTTAATTTGTGGTCGCCCAGGTTCAGGAAAAACACATTTGGGAATAGCTGCCATGCTCAATTTAATAAATCAAAATGTGGGCTGTCGCTACGTGGAGTACAATTCCATGATGATGAATCTTAAACAATGTGTAACTGATGAGGAGAATTTCATACGAGAAATGAACAAGTACTTAAATCCAAGAGTTCTTTTTATAGACGATTTTTTGAAGGGAAAAATTACAGCAGCAGATCTTAATTATATTTACAGAATCATAAATAGTAGATATTTAAAAAACATGCCTCTAATTATTTCAACAGAAAAAACCATAGAAGAAATAATTAGCTGGGACGAGGCTGTGGGAAGTAGACTTGTGGAAATGGCAAAAGACAATATTATAACTTTCAGTGAACGAAGTAATAACTACAGACTAAAAAGCTATATAAATCCAAATAATACCTAG
- a CDS encoding Mor transcription activator family protein, with the protein MNILMDDIPYNLHTMVEIIGMENFLELSKLYGGSNVYIPVYHRVTMGDRNREIARTYNGKNINQLRIKYGMTELQLKKLVGK; encoded by the coding sequence ATGAATATTTTAATGGATGATATACCTTATAACTTACATACAATGGTGGAAATTATAGGAATGGAGAATTTTTTGGAATTAAGTAAACTGTATGGAGGAAGTAATGTGTACATACCAGTCTACCACAGAGTAACTATGGGAGATAGAAACAGAGAAATTGCAAGAACATATAACGGCAAAAATATTAATCAGCTTAGAATAAAATATGGAATGACAGAGCTACAATTAAAAAAATTAGTGGGAAAATGA